A genomic segment from Terriglobales bacterium encodes:
- the nifJ gene encoding pyruvate:ferredoxin (flavodoxin) oxidoreductase has product MKTTWVTIDGNEAAAYAAYHTSEVIAIYPITPSSNMGEFADEWAATGRANLWGVKPTVIEMQSEGGAAGALHGAVQAGALGTTFTASQGLLLMIPNMYKMAGELTPAVIHVAARTVATHALSIFGDHSDVMACRQTGFAMLASNSVQEAMDHALIAHAATLEARIPFLHFFDGFRTSHEVAKIQQLSAEQMRRMIDEGLVQAHRLRSLSPDRPVLRGTAQNPDVFFQARESANLYYLQCPDIVQKTMDRFAEVAGRRYRLFDYVGSPEAERVIVMMGSGAEAAEETVEHLNRRGDKVGLLKVRLFRPFSVAHFVAALPPTVKSVGVLDRTKEPGATGEPLYIDVRVALAESLGSGESPLKAMPRVIGGRYGLSSKEFNPAMVKAVFDELAKPTPKNHFTVGIVDDVTRTSLEYDREFSTESADTVRAVFYGLGSDGTVGANKNSIKIIGEDTDNYAQGYFVYDSKKAGALTVSHLRFGPRPIRSTYLITQASFLACHQFSFVEHFEMLRLAQPGATFLLNSPYGPNEVWDHLPVSVQEEIIDKKLHFYVIDGDRVAEGAGMGRRINTIMQTCFFAISGVLPREEAIGAIKKSIEKTYRKRGESVVRKNFEAVDATLAQLHEVKPPSQATSCLRLEPPVPATAPDFVQKVTGRIIAGEGDLLPVSAFPVDGTFPVGTARWEKRNIALEIPVWDEQLCIQCGKCVLVCPHSVIRAKIYDPSHLAHAPSTFKSAKPKWKEFETQRYTLQVAPEDCTGCKLCVQVCPAKDKTEVKHKAINMELQAPLRAPERENWDFFLSLPEADREHLKTSQVKDVQLLQPLFEFSGACGGCGETPYIKLMTQLFGDHAVIANATGCSSIYGGNLPTTPYTADARGRGPAWSNSLFEDNAEFGLGLRLAMDKQEEYARDLLRRLEGRVGGELVATLLNADQSSHHGIEQQRENVSRLKDRLKGADTAEGRDLLAIADALVRKSLWIIGGDGWAYDIGYGGLDHVLASGQNVNVLVLDTEVYSNTGGQRSKATPRGAVARFAFAGKETAKKDLALMAVNYGNVYVARVAMGGSDTQAIKAFEEAEAYAGPSLILAFSHCVAHGYDLMYGMEQQKLAVQTGYWPLFRYNPALALEGKNPLQLDSRRPSLPLQKYMLNETRFNILNHADEDQAKKLLHEAESDVRNRWDLYEKLASLPAGADLATALASKGDQQ; this is encoded by the coding sequence ATGAAAACGACTTGGGTCACGATCGACGGCAATGAAGCCGCCGCGTATGCCGCGTATCACACCAGCGAGGTGATCGCGATCTATCCGATCACGCCCTCCTCCAACATGGGCGAGTTCGCCGACGAGTGGGCGGCCACGGGCCGGGCCAATCTTTGGGGCGTGAAGCCTACGGTCATCGAGATGCAGAGCGAAGGCGGAGCGGCGGGGGCTTTGCACGGAGCGGTCCAGGCAGGCGCTCTGGGTACGACCTTCACCGCGTCGCAAGGCCTGCTGCTGATGATCCCCAACATGTACAAGATGGCGGGGGAACTGACGCCCGCGGTCATCCACGTGGCTGCCCGCACCGTGGCCACGCACGCGCTTTCCATCTTCGGCGACCACAGCGATGTGATGGCCTGCCGCCAGACCGGCTTCGCCATGCTGGCTTCCAACTCAGTGCAGGAGGCCATGGACCACGCCCTGATCGCCCACGCGGCGACCCTGGAGGCGCGTATTCCCTTCCTGCACTTCTTCGACGGCTTCCGAACGTCGCACGAAGTCGCCAAGATCCAGCAGTTGTCGGCCGAGCAGATGCGCCGGATGATCGACGAAGGGCTGGTCCAGGCGCACCGCCTGCGCTCGCTTTCGCCCGACCGGCCGGTGTTGCGCGGCACGGCCCAGAACCCCGATGTCTTCTTCCAAGCCCGCGAATCCGCCAACCTCTACTACCTGCAATGCCCGGACATCGTGCAGAAGACGATGGACAGGTTCGCCGAGGTCGCGGGCCGGCGTTACCGACTGTTCGATTACGTGGGTTCTCCCGAGGCGGAACGGGTGATCGTGATGATGGGGTCGGGCGCGGAAGCCGCCGAAGAGACGGTGGAGCACCTGAACCGCCGGGGCGACAAGGTCGGGCTGCTCAAGGTCCGGCTGTTCCGGCCATTCTCGGTGGCGCACTTCGTGGCGGCGCTGCCGCCGACGGTGAAGTCGGTCGGCGTCCTGGACCGCACCAAGGAGCCCGGCGCCACCGGCGAGCCGCTCTACATCGACGTTCGCGTGGCGCTGGCGGAATCTCTGGGGAGCGGCGAGAGTCCGCTGAAAGCGATGCCGCGCGTGATCGGGGGCCGCTACGGGCTTTCGTCGAAGGAATTCAATCCCGCGATGGTCAAAGCGGTGTTCGACGAACTGGCGAAGCCGACTCCGAAAAACCACTTCACCGTCGGCATCGTCGACGATGTGACCCGCACCAGCCTGGAGTACGACCGGGAGTTCTCGACGGAGAGCGCCGACACGGTGCGCGCCGTGTTCTACGGCCTGGGGTCGGACGGCACGGTCGGGGCCAACAAGAACTCCATCAAGATCATCGGCGAGGACACGGACAATTACGCCCAGGGTTACTTCGTCTACGACTCGAAGAAGGCCGGCGCCCTGACCGTATCGCACCTGCGCTTCGGCCCGCGCCCCATCCGCTCCACGTATCTGATCACGCAGGCGAGTTTCCTGGCCTGCCATCAGTTCTCGTTCGTGGAGCACTTCGAAATGCTGCGGCTGGCGCAACCCGGGGCCACGTTCCTGCTCAACAGCCCGTATGGCCCGAACGAGGTCTGGGACCATCTTCCCGTCTCAGTGCAGGAGGAGATCATCGACAAGAAACTGCACTTCTATGTGATCGACGGCGACCGGGTGGCGGAAGGCGCCGGCATGGGACGGCGGATCAACACCATCATGCAGACCTGTTTCTTCGCCATCAGCGGGGTGCTGCCCCGGGAAGAAGCCATCGGCGCGATCAAGAAATCCATCGAGAAGACGTACCGCAAGCGCGGCGAATCCGTGGTGAGGAAGAACTTCGAGGCGGTGGACGCGACCCTGGCGCAACTGCACGAGGTCAAGCCCCCGTCCCAAGCCACCAGTTGTTTGCGCCTGGAGCCGCCCGTGCCCGCGACCGCCCCGGACTTTGTCCAGAAGGTCACCGGCCGCATCATCGCCGGAGAGGGAGACCTGCTGCCGGTGAGCGCGTTCCCGGTGGACGGCACCTTCCCCGTCGGCACGGCACGCTGGGAGAAGCGCAACATCGCACTGGAGATCCCGGTCTGGGACGAGCAGTTGTGCATCCAGTGCGGCAAGTGCGTGCTGGTGTGCCCGCATTCGGTGATCCGCGCCAAGATCTACGATCCATCGCATCTTGCACACGCGCCGTCCACCTTCAAATCGGCCAAGCCGAAATGGAAGGAATTCGAGACGCAGCGTTACACACTGCAGGTGGCGCCGGAGGACTGTACGGGCTGCAAGTTGTGCGTGCAGGTGTGCCCGGCCAAGGACAAGACCGAGGTCAAGCACAAGGCCATCAACATGGAGCTGCAGGCGCCCCTGCGCGCTCCGGAGCGAGAGAACTGGGATTTCTTCCTCTCCTTGCCGGAGGCCGACCGCGAGCATCTGAAGACCAGCCAGGTCAAGGATGTTCAGTTGCTGCAGCCGCTGTTCGAATTCTCGGGCGCTTGCGGCGGGTGCGGCGAAACGCCTTACATCAAGCTGATGACGCAGCTGTTCGGCGACCATGCGGTGATCGCGAATGCCACAGGCTGCTCTTCGATCTACGGCGGGAACCTTCCGACAACACCGTACACCGCCGACGCCCGCGGCCGCGGGCCGGCCTGGTCGAACTCCCTGTTCGAGGACAATGCTGAATTCGGTCTCGGCCTGCGGCTGGCCATGGACAAGCAGGAGGAATACGCGCGTGACCTGTTGCGGCGGCTTGAGGGTCGTGTCGGCGGCGAACTGGTCGCAACCCTGCTCAACGCAGACCAGTCCAGCCACCACGGCATCGAGCAACAGCGCGAGAATGTGAGCCGCCTCAAAGACAGGCTGAAGGGCGCGGATACGGCCGAGGGGCGCGATCTGCTGGCGATCGCGGACGCGCTGGTCAGAAAGAGCCTGTGGATCATCGGCGGCGACGGCTGGGCGTACGACATCGGCTACGGCGGCCTCGACCACGTGCTGGCTTCGGGCCAGAACGTCAACGTCCTGGTGCTCGACACCGAGGTCTACTCCAACACCGGCGGGCAGCGTTCCAAGGCAACGCCGCGTGGCGCGGTGGCGCGCTTCGCCTTCGCCGGCAAGGAGACCGCCAAGAAAGACCTGGCGCTGATGGCCGTCAACTACGGGAACGTGTACGTGGCCCGCGTCGCCATGGGGGGCAGCGACACGCAGGCCATCAAGGCGTTCGAAGAAGCGGAAGCGTATGCCGGGCCCTCCCTGATCCTGGCCTTCAGTCACTGCGTGGCCCATGGGTACGACCTGATGTACGGCATGGAGCAGCAGAAACTGGCGGTGCAGACGGGTTATTGGCCGCTGTTCCGCTACAACCCCGCGCTGGCGCTCGAGGGCAAGAACCCGCTGCAACTGGATTCTCGCCGGCCCAGCCTGCCTTTGCAGAAGTACATGCTGAATGAGACCCGCTTCAACATCCTGAACCATGCGGATGAGGACCAGGCCAAGAAGCTGTTGCACGAGGCGGAATCGGATGTGCGCAACCGCTGGGACTTGTACGAGAAGCTCGCCTCGCTTCCCGCCGGCGCAGACTTGGCCACCGCACTGGCGTCGAAAGGAGACCAGCAATGA
- a CDS encoding dihydroorotate dehydrogenase-like protein, with product MIDLSTRYLGFELKNPIVVSASPLQKELDLVREMEDAGASAIVMHSLFEEQIEVESEELNRFLEQGSESFAEATRYLPDLKDYNLGPEAYLEHLARVKKAVQIPVIASLNGSSMGGWTRYATMMQQAGADAIELNTYFVAADPEVAGSEVEQMYCDLVRQVKAAVRIPVAVKVSHFFSSIPHVLRKMEAAGADGLVLFNRFYQPDLDLEALEVVPRLNLSSPYELLLRLTWVAILYDQIKADMAISGGVHSGEDVVKSMMVGARVAMMTSALLENGIGHIRQVLGQVRRWMEEHEYESIRQMQGSMSRRSVPDPASYERANYMRVLSSYSLRKAGAD from the coding sequence ATGATCGACCTGTCGACCCGCTATCTCGGCTTCGAGCTCAAGAACCCCATCGTGGTGTCGGCTTCGCCGTTGCAGAAGGAACTCGACTTGGTGCGCGAGATGGAGGATGCCGGCGCATCGGCCATCGTGATGCACTCGCTCTTCGAGGAACAGATCGAGGTCGAGAGCGAGGAGCTGAACCGGTTCCTGGAACAGGGCAGCGAGAGCTTCGCCGAAGCCACTCGCTATCTGCCCGACCTGAAAGACTACAACCTCGGACCGGAGGCTTACTTGGAGCATCTGGCGCGGGTCAAGAAGGCGGTGCAGATCCCCGTCATCGCCAGCCTGAACGGCAGCTCGATGGGAGGCTGGACCCGGTACGCCACCATGATGCAGCAGGCGGGCGCCGACGCCATCGAGTTGAACACGTATTTCGTCGCCGCGGACCCGGAGGTCGCCGGATCGGAAGTGGAACAGATGTACTGCGACCTGGTGCGGCAGGTGAAAGCCGCAGTGCGCATCCCGGTTGCGGTCAAGGTGAGCCACTTCTTCAGCTCCATCCCGCACGTCTTGCGGAAGATGGAAGCAGCCGGGGCGGACGGCCTGGTCCTGTTCAACCGTTTCTACCAGCCCGATCTGGACCTGGAAGCCCTGGAGGTCGTGCCTCGACTGAACTTGAGCAGTCCCTATGAACTCCTTCTGCGCTTGACCTGGGTGGCCATTCTGTACGATCAGATCAAGGCGGACATGGCCATCAGCGGCGGCGTTCACAGTGGCGAAGACGTGGTGAAAAGCATGATGGTGGGCGCCCGGGTGGCGATGATGACGTCAGCCCTGCTGGAGAACGGGATCGGTCACATCCGCCAGGTGCTCGGTCAAGTACGTCGCTGGATGGAGGAACACGAATACGAATCCATCCGCCAGATGCAGGGAAGCATGTCCCGCCGGTCGGTTCCGGATCCCGCGTCCTATGAACGCGCCAACTACATGAGGGTGCTGAGCTCGTACTCACTGAGAAAGGCAGGGGCGGACTAA
- a CDS encoding metallopeptidase TldD-related protein, with protein sequence MKRLIALLLVILWSGSLAFGQAAGEKEDVVMKAMRDELSRSISKLHLADLDKPYFISYRIDDTVSTKISAALGQLTDEDTRRGRKLNVEVRVGDYALDNTDFMNIGSGNFGGGNCGCHTTLPLDDDYDQIRREIWLETDAAYKQSAADLAAKRTVLSHRQNAQQLSDFTPQKAATVLEKPADSRLEIPALKELARDLSGTFHDSPEITTSGVDIYAVNEFVRLVNTEGAAISRAEPITVLDVRAYTQAADGQPLADSFRVYLRNTSELRHDELLARTHELITRLKALRTAKTLEAYNGPVLFEGEAAADVIGQVFAPAIVASRFPVSDQPQFEAQFQQVIGQFGGSLADRVGARVMPDGVDLTDDPTTSRFSGAELLGSYPVDDEAVPSQKVKIVENGRLVGLLATRTPTAQTKTSTGSARGNGAAPGNLFLTARDTATNEHLRKELLRVAQQRGYDYGIVVRHVAAGGLSALMRMAYSAGRAEITGGSAVYKVFADGHEEMVRGDIAPVALTAFKEILAIGDTPGVYHDAFMPFAATLLARGQAGQLIVVSYVVPSLLFEEVSLKQPMLVAPKPPLLPSPLLATTNASGEWKQATLQH encoded by the coding sequence ATGAAACGACTCATCGCTCTGTTGCTCGTCATTCTCTGGTCCGGCTCCCTCGCTTTCGGCCAAGCCGCAGGCGAGAAGGAGGATGTGGTGATGAAGGCGATGCGCGACGAACTCTCGCGCTCCATCTCCAAGCTGCATCTTGCCGACCTCGATAAGCCCTATTTCATTTCCTATCGTATCGACGACACGGTCTCAACCAAGATCTCGGCCGCGCTCGGCCAGTTGACCGACGAAGACACCCGCCGCGGTCGCAAACTGAACGTCGAGGTCCGCGTCGGCGACTATGCTCTCGATAACACCGACTTCATGAACATCGGCTCCGGCAACTTCGGCGGCGGCAACTGCGGCTGCCACACCACGCTGCCGCTCGACGACGATTACGACCAGATTCGCCGGGAGATCTGGCTGGAGACCGACGCCGCGTACAAGCAGTCGGCCGCCGATCTCGCTGCCAAGCGGACCGTGCTGTCGCATCGTCAGAACGCCCAGCAATTGTCAGACTTCACACCTCAGAAGGCCGCGACCGTGCTCGAGAAGCCCGCGGACTCGAGGCTTGAGATCCCCGCACTCAAGGAGCTGGCCCGCGATCTCTCGGGCACATTCCACGACTCTCCGGAGATCACCACTTCCGGCGTCGATATCTACGCGGTCAACGAGTTCGTGCGCCTGGTCAACACCGAAGGCGCAGCGATCTCCCGCGCCGAGCCGATCACCGTGCTTGACGTCCGCGCCTACACTCAGGCTGCCGACGGTCAGCCGCTCGCCGACTCCTTCCGCGTTTACTTGCGTAACACCAGCGAGCTGCGCCATGACGAGCTGCTCGCCCGCACGCACGAGCTGATCACCCGACTGAAGGCGCTGCGTACCGCGAAGACGCTCGAGGCGTACAACGGCCCGGTGCTCTTTGAAGGCGAGGCTGCGGCCGACGTCATCGGGCAGGTCTTCGCCCCGGCCATCGTCGCCTCCCGCTTTCCGGTCAGCGACCAGCCGCAGTTCGAGGCGCAGTTCCAGCAGGTCATCGGCCAGTTCGGCGGCTCGCTAGCCGACCGCGTCGGCGCCCGCGTCATGCCTGATGGCGTCGATCTCACCGATGATCCCACGACGTCGCGCTTCAGCGGCGCTGAGCTGCTCGGCTCCTATCCCGTGGATGACGAGGCGGTCCCCAGCCAGAAGGTGAAGATCGTCGAGAACGGACGCCTGGTTGGTCTGCTGGCTACGCGCACGCCGACTGCTCAGACCAAGACCAGCACCGGCAGTGCGCGCGGCAACGGGGCCGCCCCCGGCAACCTGTTCCTCACCGCCCGCGATACGGCAACCAACGAGCACCTGCGCAAGGAGCTCCTGCGCGTCGCGCAGCAGCGTGGATACGATTACGGCATCGTTGTCCGCCACGTAGCCGCCGGCGGTCTAAGTGCTCTCATGCGCATGGCCTACAGCGCCGGACGCGCTGAGATCACCGGTGGCAGTGCCGTGTACAAGGTCTTCGCCGACGGCCACGAAGAGATGGTGCGCGGCGACATTGCGCCCGTCGCCCTGACCGCCTTCAAGGAGATTCTCGCGATCGGCGATACCCCGGGCGTGTACCACGACGCGTTCATGCCGTTTGCCGCGACGCTGCTGGCCCGCGGCCAGGCCGGACAGCTGATCGTAGTCTCGTACGTTGTGCCGTCGTTGCTATTTGAGGAAGTATCGCTGAAGCAGCCGATGCTGGTTGCGCCAAAACCTCCGCTGCTGCCCTCGCCGCTGCTGGCGACGACCAACGCCTCCGGGGAGTGGAAGCAAGCCACGCTCCAGCACTGA